The following proteins are encoded in a genomic region of Gavia stellata isolate bGavSte3 unplaced genomic scaffold, bGavSte3.hap2 HAP2_SCAFFOLD_42, whole genome shotgun sequence:
- the LOC132321412 gene encoding olfactory receptor 14A16-like: LHYGTLLGSRACVHMAAAAWGSGLLNAVLHTANTFSLPLCQGNALDQFFCEIPQILKLSCSDSYLREVGLIVVTVCFSFGCFVFIVLSYVQILRAVLRIPSEQGWHKAFSTCLPHLAVVSLFISTGVFANLKPPSISSPSLDLVVSFLYSVVPPPNRAKVFVLLAMAVASATDAYQEKPGGSGLWFFLAPSGEAGKCCAVFLHLALLILTSPCPQEEP, from the exons ctgcactacgggaccctcctgggcagcagagcttgtgtccacatggcagcagctgcctggggcagtgggttgctcaatgctgtgctgcacacagccaatacattttcactaccactctgccaaggcaatgccttggaccagttcttctgtgaaatcccacagatcctcaagctctcctgctcagactcctacctcagggaagttgggcttatTGTGGTTActgtttgtttcagttttgggtgttttgttttcattgtgctgtcctatgtgcagatcttgagggctgtgctgaggatccctTCCGAGCAGGGatggcacaaagccttttccacgtgcctccctcacctggccgtggtctccctgtttatcAGCACTGGAGTGTTTGCCAAtctgaagcccccctccatctcttccccatccctggacctggtggtgtcatttctgtactcggtggtgcctcca CCCAACAGGGCCAAGGTCTTTGTCCTCTTGGCTATGGCAGTTGCCTCTGCTACTGACGCCTACCAGGAGAAACCCGGAGGCTCTGGACTTTGGTTCTTCCTCGCCCCTTCTGGGGAGGCCGGGAAGTGttgtgctgtttttctgcacTTGGCATTGCTCATCCTcacatccccctgcccccaggaagagccctga
- the LOC132321413 gene encoding olfactory receptor 14C36-like, protein MSNSSSITQFLLLAFADTRELQLLHFCLFLGIYLAALLGNGLIITAIACDHHLHTPMYFFLLNLSFIDLGFVSTTLPKAMANSLWDTRAISFAGCAAQVFFVLFLMSAEFFLLTVMAFDRYIAICKPLHYGTPPSISSAALDSVMAMLYSVVTPALNPLIYSMRNRDLKDAMKKSPQTKRQKMSNSSSITQFLLLAFTDTRELQLLHFCLFLGIYLAALLGNGLIITAIVCDHHLHSPMYFFLLNLSLLDLGSISTTVPKAMANSLWDTRAISYSGCAAQVFFFLFFIVGEYCLLTIMAYDRYIAICKPLHYGTLLGSRACVHMAAAAWGSGLLYAVLHTANTFSLPLCQGNAVNQFFCEVPQNLKLSCSDTYLREVGLLVVSAFFGFGCFVFIVLSYVQILRAVLRIPSEQGRHKAFSTCLPHLAVVSLFFSTAVFAYLKPPSISSPSLDLVMAVLYSVMPPAVNPLIYSMRNQELKEALRKLMQWTFLHQQ, encoded by the exons atgtccaacagcagctccatcacccagttcctcctcctggcattcgcagacacgcgggagctgcagctcttgcacttctgcctcttcctgggcatctacctggctgccctcctgggcaatggcctcatcatcaccgccatagcctgcgaccaccacctccacacccccatgtacttcttcctcctcaacctctccttCATCGACCTGGGCTTCgtctccaccactctccccaaagccatggccaattccctctgggacaccagggccatctcctttgcaggatgtgctgcccaagtcttttttgttttatttttgatgtcagcagaattttttcttctcactgtcatggccttcgaccgctacattgccatctgcaaacccctgcactatgggacc cccccctccatctcctctgcagctctggatTCAGTGATGGCAATGCTGTACTCGGTGGTGACCCCAGCCttgaaccccctcatctacagcatgaggaaccgGGACCTCAAGGATGCCATGAAGAAA AGCCCCCagaccaagagacagaaaatgtccaacagcagctccatcacccagttcctcctcctggccttCACAGacacgcgggagctgcagctcttgcacttctgcctcttcctgggcatctacctggctgccctcctgggcaatggcctcatcatcaccgccatagtctgtgaccaccacctccacagccccatgtacttcttcctcctcaacctctccctcctcgacctgggctccatctccaccactgtccccaaagccatggccaattccctctgggacaccagggccatctcctactcaggatgtgctgcccaggtctttttctttctgttctttattgTAGGGGAGTATTGTCTTCTCACcatcatggcctatgaccgctacattgccatctgcaaacccctgcactatgggaccctcctgggcagcagagcttgtgtccacatggcagcagctgcctggggcagtgggttgctctacgctgtgctgcacacagccaatacattttcactaccactctgccaaggcaatgctgtaaatcagttcttctgtgaagttCCCCAGAacctcaagctctcctgctcagacacctacctcagggaagttgggcttcttgtggttagcgctttttttggttttgggtgttttgttttcattgttctgtcctatgtgcagatcttgagggctgtgctgaggatcccctctgagcagggacggcacaaagccttttccacgtgcctccctcacctggccgtggtctccctgtttttcagcactgcagtatttgcctacctgaagcccccctccatctcctccccatccctggaccttGTGATGGCGGTTCTGTACTCGGTGATGCCTCCggcagtgaaccccctcatctacagcatgaggaaccaggagctgaaggaggcccTAAGGAAACTGATGCAATGGACATTTCTCCATCAACAATAA
- the LOC132321414 gene encoding olfactory receptor 14C36-like, translated as DLGSISTTVPKAMANSLWDTRAISFAGCAAQLFLFVFFISAEFSLLTVMSYDRYIAICKPLHYGTLLGSRACVHMAAAAWGSGLLTSLLHTANTFSLPLCQGNAVDQFFCEIPQILKLSCSDSYLREVGFLVVSFCLVFGCFVFIVLSYVQILRAVLRIPSEQGRHKAFSTCLPHLAVVSLFISTGVFAHLKPPSISSPSLDLFMAVLYSVVPPAVNPLIYSMRNQELKYAMTKWFSTFFNS; from the coding sequence gacctgggctccatctccaccactgttcccaaagccatggccaattccctctgggacaccagggccatctcctttgcaggatgtgctgctcagctctttctttttgtctttttcatttcagcagagttTTCTCTTCTCACCGTCATGTCCTACgaccgctacattgccatctgcaaacccctgcactacgggaccctcctgggcagcagagcttgtgtccacatggcagcagctgcctggggcagtgggttgctcacttctctgctgcatacggccaatacattttcactaccactctgccaaggcaatgctgtggaccagttcttctgtgaaatcccacagatcctcaagctctcctgctcagactcctacctcagggaagttggaTTTCTTGTGGTTAGTTTCTGTTTAGTCTTcgggtgttttgttttcattgtgctgtcctatgtgcagatcttgagggctgtgctgaggatcccctctgagcagggacggcacaaagccttttccacgtgcctccctcacctggccgtggtctccctgtttatcAGCACTGGAGTTTTTGCccacctgaagcccccctccatctcctccccatccctggacctgtTCATGGCcgttctgtactcggtggtacctccagcagtgaaccccctcatctacagcatgaggaaccaggagctcaagtATGCCATGACGAAAtggttttcaacatttttcaacagctga